The DNA sequence TATTTCATAGTATCTATCAAGAAAAATCCAACCCGCTTGCCTTTCCTGCCTACGCTATCATGGTCTTTTCCTTGGTCATGTTCCTCGTCGTAGGTGCCTGATTCCTCAACGATCTTTCAATCGCTATATCATGAGATATTTTCTTGCCCTGATGCTGGGGATCTATTCAGTTGTCGGATATTCCCAAAACTTCACGGGAGGCTTGGCTATCGGGATCAATTTGAGCCAAGTCGATGGGGACTCATTCGGAGGCTTCAACAAGCTGGGATATGCCTTTTCCGGCTTTGTCAATTATCGCTGGGATGACCGCTGGGCAGTTCAACCTGAGCTTCGCTTCGAATCACTGGGAAGTGCCAATGATGTCGGCCGAGTGGTAGAAACACGTCACCTCAGCATTCCGATCTTGGCAGAGTACGCCCTCCCCATCAAGAAAGGTCAACCACAATCCATTGGATTTCATGCAGGGCCTGTAATCGGCATTTTGTTGGGGGCAGATGATGCATTCAATAGCGTCAGTAATATCTTGGACGGAGTGGATTTCCGGGGAGAGGCTGGTGCGGATTATCGCTTTGCCCTCAATTGGAGCTTCGAAGTGCGATATGGATATTCGCTTTCCTCCTTCCTCAAAGGGGATGGGCAAGGTTCGACGATTGTGGCCCCCGGAAAGGTGGGGTTATTCCACAATTACCTCTCGGGGACCATCAGATGGCATATTCTCTAAATCCAGCGCCGAGAATCTGGCTATTTGTGCTCCTCGGAGATAAATAGGTTCACCTGATCAAATTGATTTCCCACTCGAATGGACAGGTGGTAAAGACCCTCTGGCCATCTCTTGACTGAAAAATCCACCGAGGCATCTCCTTTGCCATTGGGCGTAAACTGGAATGCAGCCATTCGAATCCCATCCGAATTTTCTACCTCAATCTCTCCGCCAGATGCCGGAACTTCAGAAAAACTGACCTTCACATGGCGCTTGGCAACCAAAGTTTGATCAAAGCTGGATGGCTTTCCATCAATGGTCAGCCTTAGCGGGATTTTGGTAGGGGCATTCGCTTGAAGTCTTCCCC is a window from the Pontibacter sp. G13 genome containing:
- a CDS encoding porin family protein, translated to MRYFLALMLGIYSVVGYSQNFTGGLAIGINLSQVDGDSFGGFNKLGYAFSGFVNYRWDDRWAVQPELRFESLGSANDVGRVVETRHLSIPILAEYALPIKKGQPQSIGFHAGPVIGILLGADDAFNSVSNILDGVDFRGEAGADYRFALNWSFEVRYGYSLSSFLKGDGQGSTIVAPGKVGLFHNYLSGTIRWHIL